In a single window of the Euryarchaeota archaeon genome:
- a CDS encoding DUF1684 domain-containing protein, with protein MAGWYVSRVESLRKEKDEAFKSAPWSPIPASERAAFHGLRYFPVDERLRFRLKLDRNAAGERIEMGTSDGDVREYEKYGRLRFELDGVECVLQGYVSPERTRDTLFIAFRDLTSGKETYGAARYLDLEMSSDDHFELDFNAAYNPYCAYNEDYSCPLAPMENWLKVGIPAGEKLYK; from the coding sequence TTGGCCGGGTGGTACGTAAGCAGGGTCGAGTCCCTCCGAAAGGAGAAGGACGAGGCTTTCAAATCGGCCCCTTGGTCGCCGATCCCGGCTTCCGAAAGAGCCGCGTTCCATGGCCTAAGATATTTCCCCGTCGATGAGAGGCTCCGTTTCAGGTTGAAGCTCGACCGCAACGCTGCGGGCGAACGTATCGAGATGGGAACGAGCGACGGGGACGTCCGGGAGTACGAGAAGTACGGAAGGTTGCGCTTCGAGCTCGACGGGGTCGAGTGCGTCCTCCAAGGTTACGTTTCGCCCGAGCGCACCCGCGACACGCTGTTCATCGCGTTCAGGGACCTCACCTCGGGCAAAGAGACCTACGGGGCCGCCCGGTACCTCGACCTCGAGATGTCAAGCGACGACCATTTCGAGCTCGACTTCAACGCGGCGTACAATCCATACTGCGCCTACAACGAGGATTACAGTTGCCCGCTTGCTCCCATGGAGAACTGGTTGAAAGTCGGGATCCCCGCAGGCGAAAAGCTGTACAAGTGA